The Labrus bergylta chromosome 15, fLabBer1.1, whole genome shotgun sequence genome includes a region encoding these proteins:
- the taf1a gene encoding TATA box-binding protein-associated factor RNA polymerase I subunit A has product MDDIEREIAPLEDPDDDDDDDDDDFSEDNSSKKSKLPLVNPTCVESPKETGFHQSTRTCLERIREALLHHRWQEASEYMACYPQMLEDPTNGTAQHYKELIWRLSTEILQHHPNSKMEDYNNIYERMKNSGVRHYLMICLEHSFHLMLNGHIEDAKRQLSVAESWRHGKESASQLQTTKLIQAYRSLLDYIIWCDKKSTLSDGDHNQDMHNYFRQASVNLKEILRNPGVWDPFILSYVEMLEFYEDHSQALQILNDYAYDSNFPPNPNAHVYLYQYLKRHDCPDKKMSKGALKMLHLLVPSHELMLEYSSFLLQSEKNRDIQKAFGVILEMLDFACWRDNLDVWKHLKTIIQKLQLQEDWKNAVSELMAVRKDWWPALHFTTFHASRDSAENPELMEVKASLTKILCPDLNLKYAAGTS; this is encoded by the exons ATGGATGACATTGAAAGAGAGATAGCGCCTCTTGAAGAcccagatgatgatgatgacgacgacgaCGATGACTTCTCAGAAGACAATTCCTCAAAGAAATCAAAGCTCCCTCTGGTTAATCCCACGTGTGTCG AGTCACCCAAGGAAACTGGTTTTCATCAGAGTACCAGAACGTGTCTGGAGCGGATTAGAGAAGCGCTGCTGCATCATAGGTGGCAAGAGGCCTCTGAATATATGGCGTGTTACCCACAGATGTTAGAAGACCCGACCAATGGGACAGCTCAGCACTATAAAGAG CTTATTTGGAGGCTCAGCACTGAGATCCTTCAGCATCACCCCAACTCAAAGATGGAAGACTACAACAACATCTACGAACGCATGAAGAACTCGGGAGTTAGACATTATCTGATG ATCTGCCTGGAACATTCCTTCCACTTGATGCTTAATGGTCACATCGAGGATGCGAAGCGTCAGCTGTCTGTTGCTGAAAGTTGGAGGCACGGGAAAGAGTCGGCCTCTCAACTTCAGACGACTAAACTGATCCAGGCCTACAGGAGTTTACTGGATTACATCATCTGGTGTGACAAAAAGTCTACACTCTCTGACGGTG ACCACAACCAAGACATGCACAACTACTTCAGACAGGCGTCGGTGAATCTTAAGGAGATTTTGAGAAATCCTGGAGTTTGGGATCCCTTCATACTGAGTTACGTTGAG ATGTTGGAATTCTACGAGGATCACTCGCAAGCTTTACAAATCCTGAACGACTACGCGTATGACAGCAATTTCCCCCCCAATCCAAATGCACATGTCTATCTGTACCAGTACTTAAAGAGGCATGATTGCCCAGACAAGAAGATGAGCAAGGGAGCATTAAAG ATGCTCCATTTATTAGTCCCAAGCCATGAGCTGATGTTGGAGTACAGTTCTTTTCTGCTTCAGTCAG AGAAAAACCGGGACATCCAGAAAGCTTTCGGTGTCATTCTGGAAATGTTGGACTTTGCCTGCTGGAGGGATAACCTGGACGTTTGGAAGCATTTAAAAACCATTATTCAAAAACTACAGCTACA agaagacTGGAAGAACGCTGTCTCTGAACTCATGGCTGTGAGAAAAGACTGGTGGCCTGCGCTGCACTTCACAACCTTCCACGCCAGCAGAGACTCTGCGGAGAATCCAGAGCTCATGGAAGTGAAGGCATCACTGACAAAGATCCTTTGTCCTG ACCTTAATCTGAAGTATGCAGCTGGGACAAGTTGA